A stretch of Triticum aestivum cultivar Chinese Spring chromosome 1D, IWGSC CS RefSeq v2.1, whole genome shotgun sequence DNA encodes these proteins:
- the LOC543196 gene encoding uncharacterized protein, with protein sequence MKSSTLLVILILQAVLVMGILSQANAEFPKCCDNCRFFSGAVVCDDAGPKCRDGCVNCRVVQTSPKKTFRCADARADDGTPCKPCKKH encoded by the exons ATGAAGAGTAGCACACTCCTGGTCATCCTGATCCTTCAGGCCGTCCTGGTCATGGGAATCCTCTCACAGGCGAACG CCGAGTTCCCCAAGTGCTGCGACAACTGCAGGTTCTTCTCGGGGGCCGTGGTCTGCGATGACGCCGGCCCCAAGTGCCGGGACGGCTGCGTGAACTGCCGCGTCGTGCAGACGAGCCCTAAGAAGACGTTCCGATGCGCCGATGCTCGCGCCGACGACGGCACGCCCTGCAAGCCCTGCAAGAAGCACTGA